The genomic stretch TATGTCAAATTTCAACATAACAGTTAAGGGTGGTGACGAAATTGCCAGGTACGGCCTGTCATTCGGCTACCTGAACAGTGAAGGTATTATCAGGAACACCGGCTATGAGGGTTATAACCTCCGTTTTGTAAGCCGGCTCAACATGTTCAGGTGGCTGGGGATGGATGCTGGTGTTTCCCTCAATTACAGCTCTGCCGATCTGAGGGAGACAACATCGGCCAACGGTACCAGTCCGGTACTGACAAGCCTTGCCAAGTCGCCTCTGATTAACCCCTACCAGTATGACCTTGAAGGAAGGATGCTGATCAGGTTATCTGAGGTTGACGAACTGGGTGTCAGCAACCCGCTCGCTACAATACAAAACTATTCGGCAGGAAACGACAACTATAACTTTATTTCGAACCTGAACTTCAACGCGATAGTATCAAACAATTTTTCGATTAAAAGCAACTTCAGCCTGGGCTACAACGTGATGAAGGAGTTGATATTCATGCCTAACCAGGGTATGGCTCTCTATTATGACCAGGAGGCCATCAATGTATCAAAAGCCACCAACAACTCCATCACCACTTTCTACAACAATAACTATGCTTTATACGAGAACACTTTCGGGCAGCACAGGATAATCTCCAGTACAGGCGTGAACATTCAGACTAACCAGTTTGAGATGGACTGGGGACTGACCAAAAATGCCCACCCGAATGACCGGTACCGTGCTATTCAACACGGTCAGGATAACCTCAGGGAACTGGGCGGACAAAACAGGACCTGGAACTGGATTTCGATTTATGAACATCTTAACTATTCTTACATGGACAGGTACCTTCTGACCGCCAGCGTCTCTCTCGACGGTTCTTCAAGACTGGGAAGGAATGCCGGCAACACCCTGTCAATAGGTGGCAATCCTTTCGGATTGTTCTACGGGGCAGGCGCCGGATGGAGGATCTCGAGCGAACAGTTTCTGAGGGACCTGCACTGGCTCGAGGAGCTTAAAATAAGAGCCAGCTATGGAAAGACAGGGAATGACGACATTGGCGAGGCAAGCGCCACAAGGTACTACCAGACTGTGAGATACAGGGAAACCGTCGGTTTGTATCCGGCAACTATGTACAACGACAGGCTCACCTATGAAACCGTCACCCAGATGAACGCCGGAATTGACTTCTCGCTGTGGGGAAGCCGTGTTGCAGCGCAAATTGACTACTTCATTTCGCATATAGACAACATGCTTATATTCAGTCCGCTACCTGCATATATGGGATACAGCACCATCATGCAGAACGGCGGAGCAATGGAAAACCGCGGATGGGAGTTCAAATCATTTGCACGTGTAGTTGATGGCATTTCATTCAAATGGGACATCCAGGCATCTCTGACATCAGTTAGTAACGAGGTGACAGATATCCGGGGAGACCGTATTATTACCGACGCAAACGGCATACAGCTGATTAACCAGCCCGGCTCGCCTGCCAACAGCTTCTACGGCTACCTGTTTGAAGGTGTTTATCATACCAGAGCCCAGGCAAATGAACGGGGGCTGGTAAACAACAGGGGATTACCCTACAGGGCCGGAGATGCGATCTACGCAGATCTTTCGGGGCGCCAGGGAGAGCCTGACGGCATAATCAATGATTTTGACAAGACCATCATAGGTTCTCCGATGCCGGACTTTTTCGGGGGACTGCAAAATATATTCTATTATGGCAGATGGACAGTAAGCGGGCACCTGCATTTTGTGGCCGGTTACGACGTCTTCAATTATGTACGCTACCAGAATGAGCGGATGACAGGACTGGACAATCAGAGTTCCTCAACGCTTAACAGGTGGCAATATAACGGACATGAGACTGATGTGCCAAGGGCACTGTGGAACGATCCCATGGGAAATTCCGCTTTCTCATCCCGCTGGATCGAGGATGCATCTTACCTCAGGGTTAAGAATATTACCGTAAGCTACAGAATTCCCAGGGAGTTTCTGATGTTCCAGAATGCCGAGTTCTATCTGTCGGCCAACAACCTGTTCGTATTCTCCGGTTATCTGGGGTACGACCCGGAATTTGCCTATTCCTATTCGGCCCGCGGAATTGACTATGGTCAGTCACCGCATCCAAGACAGTTTTTAGCAGGAATTAAAATAGGTTTATAAAAAACATAATCATAATGGCGAAAATTAAAAACATAAGAACTATTCCGGCCATAATCAGCGTAATACTGATTTCTGTTGTGACATTGTCATCATGTGAAGATTTCCTTAACCCACAGCAGGAGCTGTATGTAACAGAGGATCGTCTATACAGTGACTGGTATGAGTACCGGTCTGTTGCCATGGGCATGTACGGCCTTGCCCAGAACCTGGCTGAGCAGATAGTCATCCTTGGAGAGCTGAGGGGGGACCTGCTTGAGATCACGCCCAATGCTGAACCTGAGCTGGTTGAAATACACAATTTCAATATATCAAGGACCAACCGGTACGCTTCACCCACAAATTTTTTCAAGCTTATCCAGGCCTCCAATAACCTTATCCGTCTCCTGGAGAGGGAACAACCCCAGGTGCTCGATCCAAATGTCCCGGTTTCCAACTATGACCGGCTTTACGGGGAAGCACTGTGCATGAGGGCCTGGGCATATTTCAATGCCGTGCAGATATACGGGAAGGTACCCTATATCCACGAATCCCTGGTAACTATGGAAGAGATCGAGGCCTTTGCCAATTCACCGGTTTCTTATGTTGACAGTGTTTATATTGAATTTGGCCTGGATGGATACTATAACGACACGATCTACAACAGGCCCGTCGAGCTTGAAAGGAACCTTTATGACACCGACATGATCATAAATAAGTTTACAAAGGAGCTCGAAACAAAAATTAAAGCCGTCGGGGTAAACCACTATATCGACAATCAGGATGAATCCTGGGGTGTTACTGTCTGGAACACCTATGCAATGCACACCCTTCTCGGCCAGATGTATCTTACAAAGGGTGACCTGCTGAACGCCCGCAGGAATTTTGAAAGGGTAATCTATCATACATCCCATGATGAAACCAGGTACCAGCTCGACTTCACCTTCGGTTTGCATAACTGGCGTAATATATTCATGGGGGTTGACAACAGGGAGCATATCCTGACAATCCCCTTCAACAAGGCAACATTTCAGCAGAATGAGTTTCAGTCTCTTTTCAACTCATGGGGACCGCATACATATCAGTTGAAACCGACCAAAAACGCCATTGATTTCTGGGAAACTGTCTGGAGAACCCAGATAATTGCACGCCGAACCCCTCCCTCACGATCGGAGATGAGCCGTATTGGCCAGCCAACCGATTTTCACAGGGGATTCGGTCACTCCTACGTTTACATGAGGGGTTCCACTCCACTTGATGAGCAAGATTACATGAACATGATAAATCTTCGTGTCCTTGGTGATGATGTAGGCTCAAGAAACATCATGGAGGGCGTCGACACCGTTGTTTTCAAATATAATATAGGGAAGAATGTGTTTGACCAGGATGCCGATTTCATCATATACAGGGCTGCCGACGTTCATCTTTTCATGGCTGAGCTGATGATCTACCTCAGGTATACCGACCAGACCACCGGTAGCCCTACGACTGATTACCGCTTCGCTCTCGGCTATCTCAATGACGGTGCATTCGATCAGTTAAGAACATCCATGAACAGGAGCCAGCTTGGTGTCAGGGGCAGGGTTGGTATTGGCCTTACCCTGACATGGAACGGCAGGATCACCAACAGATGGGATGATGACCAGATAGAGCTTGATGATATTATTTACATTACTGATCCCTATACCAACAAAATTATCGGGTTCAAAAATTTCACCGGCAATCTCCTGGCAAAACAACGTTATTTTGTTGACCAGGTGCTCAATGAGAGGGCGCGTGAACTTGCGTTTGAAGGAAAAAGATTCTATGACCTGATGCGGGTGGCCAACAGGAGAAACGATCCCTCCTACCTGGCAGGTATTGTATCATCAAAATACCCGGCCGGACAGAGGGAGGAGATCTACAACCTGCTGCTCGACCCCAACAACTGGTACATCAATTACTTTGAGTAGAACCAGGCATCTCCTTCGGGTGATTAAAAGGCACAAGAAAAAGTCCTGATAATTTCTTAAACGGGCCGGTATCAGTAAAGATACCGGCCTTTCTGCTTTTAATCATATAACATTGATATACTTATTCTAACTGTATAGTATTCCTGTGCCATCTCTTCAAGACAATCTACCCAATGGCTCAGGTCTAACTTATCTTCAGATTTTCCCATCATCCCCTTGGCGAGATCCATCATTCTCATCATATCCCCCTGCTCCATTGCTTCCAGGACATTCTTCTCATAATCTGCCTCTACATCAGCATATGCCGTATCCTTTTGCCTGTCAATTTCAGAATATTTCCTGTAGATATAGGAGCTTCTGCACACATAGCCATCCTCTTCCTCATCATATACATATGGGTAAAACCTGTACTTGAGATAGTCGTATTTGTCGGCTATATCTTCAGTACCTGGCACTTTAAATGCCACACTCTCAATGGCATACCTTACATTCCGGTTTTCACCGGCAAGATAATCCAGCCTAACACCGTATGAAACCGTGGAGGGCGCCCCCTCCATAAAATAATCCTCTTCATAATAAATCGTATCAGTCCGGTAAACAAACCAGGCGCTCTTCCTTCCATCCTCTTCATCCCTCTCTGATTCAGGCCCCTTCCCAAGATCATTAAAATAATAGTTCCATACATCATGGAAATCATCAATGGTTAAAAAGACACCTGGGTGTTCCACACCCATATTTTTGGCGCCGGGATAGACCGGTGCAACCATCTCCTGTGCCGAACAGACCCCGGCAAACAGTAGCAGAAGCAGGATTAATGTTTTCATTGCAGCTAGTTATTGGTTAGTAATCAAATTTATGACATTCCAATTCTAAATGCAATAGCCTGGTTTACAATTTCCCATGCTTGAAGCTAATTAACCCGCCACACAACAATAAAACCATCTTCGGTACGCTGTCGGCAAAGGCAGTTTTATCTGTAGTTTTACAAACTCCAGAAATATATTCAGGTTTTCACCTTCAAACAATCTTCCTGGCCAAATGGGAAACGGTTGGGAACCACACCAAACAACAAACCCCTTAATTGCATATTATCAGCAGTTAAGGGGTTT from Marinilabiliales bacterium encodes the following:
- a CDS encoding RagB/SusD family nutrient uptake outer membrane protein — protein: MAKIKNIRTIPAIISVILISVVTLSSCEDFLNPQQELYVTEDRLYSDWYEYRSVAMGMYGLAQNLAEQIVILGELRGDLLEITPNAEPELVEIHNFNISRTNRYASPTNFFKLIQASNNLIRLLEREQPQVLDPNVPVSNYDRLYGEALCMRAWAYFNAVQIYGKVPYIHESLVTMEEIEAFANSPVSYVDSVYIEFGLDGYYNDTIYNRPVELERNLYDTDMIINKFTKELETKIKAVGVNHYIDNQDESWGVTVWNTYAMHTLLGQMYLTKGDLLNARRNFERVIYHTSHDETRYQLDFTFGLHNWRNIFMGVDNREHILTIPFNKATFQQNEFQSLFNSWGPHTYQLKPTKNAIDFWETVWRTQIIARRTPPSRSEMSRIGQPTDFHRGFGHSYVYMRGSTPLDEQDYMNMINLRVLGDDVGSRNIMEGVDTVVFKYNIGKNVFDQDADFIIYRAADVHLFMAELMIYLRYTDQTTGSPTTDYRFALGYLNDGAFDQLRTSMNRSQLGVRGRVGIGLTLTWNGRITNRWDDDQIELDDIIYITDPYTNKIIGFKNFTGNLLAKQRYFVDQVLNERARELAFEGKRFYDLMRVANRRNDPSYLAGIVSSKYPAGQREEIYNLLLDPNNWYINYFE
- a CDS encoding SusC/RagA family TonB-linked outer membrane protein, with the protein product MMYIFRNMLDIRNVVLVGAFMLSVVNLSANQESLFTVEGVVLTSSGRPASDITISVEGSDEMPVVTDETGTFRLLAPSGDSWVIVSPLRGFKEQRIFLNSRDYLTIYLTATGISSGYDELEILSQRLSRRNLVASFDNVDISRIYHTSSLSVDQFMQGRVPGMHIENLSGTPASGTVSMIRGLNSINASSQPLYVVDGIPLLEHGVFGSNLHGYAYNPLMAINPFDISRITVVKDPAITAAYGSRGSNGIIFIETLDPNITETTIDVDFRGGYSLTPPTLIPQLNAQQHKTLMNEILFSSPMLEEHITEEYPNLFLERDDDRFIDYQHNTNWQELIFDNSYMSNFNITVKGGDEIARYGLSFGYLNSEGIIRNTGYEGYNLRFVSRLNMFRWLGMDAGVSLNYSSADLRETTSANGTSPVLTSLAKSPLINPYQYDLEGRMLIRLSEVDELGVSNPLATIQNYSAGNDNYNFISNLNFNAIVSNNFSIKSNFSLGYNVMKELIFMPNQGMALYYDQEAINVSKATNNSITTFYNNNYALYENTFGQHRIISSTGVNIQTNQFEMDWGLTKNAHPNDRYRAIQHGQDNLRELGGQNRTWNWISIYEHLNYSYMDRYLLTASVSLDGSSRLGRNAGNTLSIGGNPFGLFYGAGAGWRISSEQFLRDLHWLEELKIRASYGKTGNDDIGEASATRYYQTVRYRETVGLYPATMYNDRLTYETVTQMNAGIDFSLWGSRVAAQIDYFISHIDNMLIFSPLPAYMGYSTIMQNGGAMENRGWEFKSFARVVDGISFKWDIQASLTSVSNEVTDIRGDRIITDANGIQLINQPGSPANSFYGYLFEGVYHTRAQANERGLVNNRGLPYRAGDAIYADLSGRQGEPDGIINDFDKTIIGSPMPDFFGGLQNIFYYGRWTVSGHLHFVAGYDVFNYVRYQNERMTGLDNQSSSTLNRWQYNGHETDVPRALWNDPMGNSAFSSRWIEDASYLRVKNITVSYRIPREFLMFQNAEFYLSANNLFVFSGYLGYDPEFAYSYSARGIDYGQSPHPRQFLAGIKIGL